The following are from one region of the Halomonas qaidamensis genome:
- the acpP gene encoding acyl carrier protein produces MSTIEERVKKVVAERLNVKEEDIQNSSSFTEDLGADSLDTVELVMALEEEFDTEIPDEEAEKITTVQEAIDYVNAHQ; encoded by the coding sequence ATGAGTACTATTGAAGAGCGCGTGAAGAAAGTTGTGGCAGAGCGCCTGAACGTTAAAGAAGAAGACATCCAGAACAGCTCTTCTTTTACTGAAGACCTGGGTGCTGATTCTCTTGACACCGTTGAACTGGTGATGGCACTTGAAGAGGAATTTGATACTGAAATTCCTGATGAAGAAGCCGAAAAAATCACTACGGTTCAAGAAGCTATCGACTACGTGAATGCCCATCAGTAA
- the fabG gene encoding 3-oxoacyl-ACP reductase FabG yields MTQERRVALVTGASRGIGRAIAHELGRQGRIVVGTATSESGAEKIDADLKEKGIEGAGICLNVTDQQSIDQVLKTIGERFGAPTILVNNAGITRDNLLMRMKEDEWDSVMDTNLKSVYRVSKACLRGMTKARFGRIVSISSVVATMGNLGQTNYAAAKAGMEGFSRALAREVASRAITVNAVAPGFIATDMTEALPEAQHEMLLKQIPLSRLGGPEEIAAAVGFLTSDAAGYITGETLHVNGGMNMR; encoded by the coding sequence ATGACTCAAGAACGAAGAGTTGCACTAGTCACTGGTGCTAGTCGAGGTATTGGGCGAGCCATTGCCCATGAGCTTGGGCGTCAAGGGCGTATCGTGGTGGGTACAGCCACTAGCGAGTCGGGCGCTGAAAAAATTGATGCCGATCTAAAAGAAAAGGGCATTGAAGGCGCAGGTATTTGCCTGAATGTGACTGATCAGCAAAGTATCGACCAGGTGCTCAAAACCATAGGTGAGCGTTTTGGTGCCCCAACCATTTTGGTAAATAATGCCGGTATTACCCGCGATAATTTGCTAATGCGCATGAAAGAAGATGAGTGGGACTCCGTAATGGATACCAACCTCAAATCGGTTTATCGCGTTAGCAAGGCGTGTTTGCGTGGTATGACAAAAGCACGCTTTGGGCGTATCGTGTCGATAAGTTCAGTAGTGGCAACGATGGGCAACCTAGGCCAAACTAATTACGCTGCCGCTAAAGCGGGGATGGAAGGCTTTAGTCGTGCGTTGGCGCGCGAGGTTGCTTCACGTGCCATCACGGTTAATGCAGTAGCACCTGGGTTTATTGCAACGGACATGACTGAAGCGTTGCCTGAAGCGCAGCATGAAATGCTGCTTAAGCAAATTCCTCTTTCGCGTCTAGGTGGGCCTGAGGAAATTGCGGCTGCTGTTGGTTTTTTGACAAGTGACGCTGCAGGTTATATCACTGGTGAAACGCTGCACGTTAACGGCGGCATGAATATGCGTTGA
- the fabD gene encoding ACP S-malonyltransferase: protein MSQPLALIFPGQGSQQLGMLRELAERYSVVGTTFEEASDALGYDLWKVVQEGPEEALNATACTQPALLASSVAIWRIWQELEGPRPGVMAGHSLGEYSAMVCAGVMGFAEGVRLVRLRGEAMQEAVPAGEGGMAAILGLDDSAVEAACARAAQNEVVSAVNYNSPGQVVIAGSKNAVDRAIAACQEAGAKRALPLPVSVPSHCALMRPAAERLAAAMQAIELRAPRYAVIQNVDAQAHADIETLRTRLIEQLYQPVRWSSCVEAMVEQGANVFIECGPGKVLTGLNKRIIRSAKGLAVNDPDSLDSALELARDASAGGA, encoded by the coding sequence ATGTCTCAACCCCTTGCCCTCATTTTTCCCGGGCAAGGCTCTCAGCAGCTTGGAATGCTGCGAGAGCTAGCCGAGCGCTATAGTGTGGTGGGAACTACATTTGAGGAAGCCTCAGACGCTCTGGGCTACGATTTGTGGAAAGTCGTCCAGGAAGGTCCAGAAGAAGCGTTGAATGCCACGGCATGCACTCAGCCGGCACTACTTGCCTCCAGCGTTGCTATTTGGCGTATTTGGCAAGAGTTGGAAGGACCCCGCCCAGGCGTTATGGCAGGTCATAGTCTTGGTGAATATAGTGCTATGGTCTGCGCTGGAGTGATGGGTTTCGCTGAAGGTGTACGCCTTGTTCGCCTGCGTGGTGAAGCCATGCAGGAAGCTGTGCCTGCAGGAGAGGGTGGCATGGCAGCGATTCTTGGTCTTGATGACAGCGCCGTAGAAGCGGCTTGTGCCCGAGCGGCACAAAATGAAGTAGTGTCTGCTGTTAACTATAATTCGCCTGGTCAGGTGGTTATTGCAGGCAGCAAAAATGCTGTTGATAGAGCTATTGCGGCTTGTCAAGAAGCCGGAGCCAAGCGAGCGCTTCCTCTGCCGGTGTCAGTACCCTCACACTGTGCGCTGATGCGGCCTGCCGCCGAGCGTCTTGCCGCTGCTATGCAGGCTATTGAATTACGCGCGCCTCGTTATGCGGTGATTCAAAACGTCGATGCGCAAGCCCATGCTGATATTGAAACATTGCGTACGCGCCTAATCGAACAGCTTTATCAGCCTGTCCGTTGGTCATCTTGCGTTGAAGCGATGGTCGAACAAGGTGCTAATGTGTTTATTGAGTGCGGGCCTGGCAAAGTGCTTACTGGCTTGAACAAGCGCATTATACGTAGTGCCAAAGGGTTGGCGGTAAATGATCCTGATAGCTTGGATTCAGCCCTTGAGTTAGCACGTGATGCATCGGCGGGTGGTGCGTGA
- the plsX gene encoding phosphate acyltransferase PlsX, translating to MRLAIDVMGGDQGPRAIIEGSARAVIERPDLALTLFGPRQQINAELSRLPQPLAAATSRLVVADASESVSQSATAAWAMRRGGATSMACMLRSLSSGEAVAGVSAGNTGALVALARRELGMLPGISRPAISTAIPARGGRRCYLLDLGANVDSPASRLFDFAMMGAAMAQCMDRVKRPRVALLNVGSEATKGSANVREADRLLRESAANLSFDYLGYAEGGDIFQGDLDVVVCDGFVGNVTLKASEGLTRMLVERVQMAFESRLSGRLASILARPALKRLKRELDPVRYNGASLLGLQGIVVKSHGSTQADGFYYAIQRALQEVEHDLPVRIAARWSRS from the coding sequence GTGCGCCTAGCGATTGATGTAATGGGGGGTGACCAAGGCCCCCGTGCCATTATCGAAGGCTCCGCCAGGGCAGTAATTGAACGCCCCGACCTAGCGTTAACTTTGTTTGGTCCGCGTCAGCAGATTAATGCTGAACTTTCGCGTTTGCCGCAGCCTTTGGCTGCGGCAACGTCACGTTTGGTGGTAGCTGATGCTTCAGAAAGCGTGTCTCAGTCAGCAACGGCTGCTTGGGCAATGCGACGCGGAGGCGCTACTAGTATGGCGTGTATGCTGCGCAGCCTATCTTCAGGTGAAGCGGTGGCAGGAGTAAGTGCGGGAAATACCGGAGCCTTGGTCGCTTTAGCGAGGCGTGAGCTTGGTATGTTGCCTGGCATCTCAAGACCCGCAATAAGTACTGCCATCCCTGCGCGCGGTGGACGTCGCTGTTATTTGCTTGATTTAGGAGCAAATGTAGATTCGCCTGCATCTAGGCTATTTGACTTTGCCATGATGGGTGCCGCTATGGCTCAGTGTATGGATCGTGTCAAGCGACCCCGCGTTGCCTTGCTGAATGTGGGTTCAGAAGCTACAAAAGGTAGTGCTAATGTACGCGAGGCGGATCGTTTGCTGCGTGAAAGTGCTGCCAATTTAAGCTTTGACTACCTGGGCTACGCCGAGGGTGGGGATATTTTTCAAGGCGATCTTGATGTCGTTGTGTGCGATGGCTTCGTTGGTAATGTCACGTTAAAGGCCAGTGAAGGGCTGACTCGTATGTTGGTGGAGCGTGTACAAATGGCGTTTGAGTCACGCCTGAGTGGACGTTTGGCAAGTATACTGGCCAGGCCTGCACTGAAGAGGCTTAAGCGGGAGCTAGACCCGGTACGCTATAATGGGGCCAGCCTCTTAGGGCTACAGGGTATTGTGGTGAAGAGTCACGGCAGTACCCAGGCGGATGGCTTTTACTACGCTATTCAGCGTGCATTGCAAGAAGTGGAGCATGATTTGCCGGTACGAATTGCAGCACGCTGGTCGCGTTCTTGA
- the rpmF gene encoding 50S ribosomal protein L32 translates to MAVQQNRKTRSKRGMRRSHDALSAPTLSQDKETGTTHLRHHVSPDGFYRGRKVVEV, encoded by the coding sequence ATGGCAGTTCAACAGAACCGTAAAACTCGTTCCAAGCGCGGCATGCGTCGTAGCCACGATGCGCTGAGCGCACCGACTCTGTCCCAGGACAAAGAAACCGGTACTACTCACCTGCGTCACCATGTTTCTCCAGACGGTTTCTACCGTGGTCGTAAAGTGGTTGAGGTTTAA
- a CDS encoding YceD family protein, producing MLTSQIPSRVEPYKLAARRERLEGIVALNKLPRLAEEAGDQTGDCHVVLEFGVDAQGRREIHGHLQATLALPCRRCLVPLSQDVSSDFLLGMIADEALAAELPASHEPVLVENEQLDLLTVIEDELILSLPQVVYHDETECHVSAEQLVSKTEGTADESAPAKNPFAVLSALKSSGALKGKK from the coding sequence ATGTTGACCTCACAAATCCCCAGCCGGGTCGAGCCTTATAAGCTTGCAGCCCGCCGCGAACGATTAGAAGGCATTGTGGCGCTGAATAAGCTGCCACGCCTAGCTGAAGAAGCAGGTGACCAAACCGGCGACTGTCATGTCGTGCTCGAGTTTGGCGTTGATGCCCAAGGCCGTCGCGAAATTCATGGCCACTTACAAGCGACTCTGGCGTTGCCTTGTCGTCGCTGTCTGGTGCCGCTAAGCCAAGACGTTTCCAGTGATTTCTTATTAGGAATGATTGCAGACGAAGCTTTGGCTGCCGAGCTGCCTGCCAGTCATGAGCCGGTGCTGGTGGAAAATGAACAGCTGGACTTGCTGACGGTAATAGAGGATGAGCTTATCCTCAGCTTGCCGCAGGTGGTCTATCACGATGAGACCGAATGCCATGTCTCGGCGGAGCAGCTGGTCAGCAAGACCGAAGGCACAGCGGATGAGTCCGCTCCGGCCAAGAACCCTTTCGCAGTGCTTAGTGCTTTGAAAAGCAGTGGCGCTTTGAAAGGCAAAAAGTAA
- a CDS encoding Maf family protein — protein MPQTDNATLVLASSSRFRQALLDRLLVPYQCCSPDIDETPYSNETPSALVHRLALSKANAVAERFPNHCIIGSDQVALFEGDILGKPHTEERARENLTRFSGQKVTFLTGLALVDTRHQRHHVHIEPFEVFFRSLSQQEIARYVALEQPLDSSGSFRMEGLGISLFEKLEGRDPNALIGLPLIALCDMLRQAGMNPLGDT, from the coding sequence GTGCCTCAAACGGACAATGCCACACTTGTTCTCGCTTCTAGCTCACGCTTCCGCCAAGCATTACTGGATAGGTTACTCGTGCCCTATCAGTGTTGCTCACCGGACATTGATGAAACGCCCTATTCTAATGAAACGCCCAGCGCACTGGTACACCGTTTGGCACTTAGCAAGGCCAACGCCGTCGCTGAGCGCTTCCCCAACCACTGCATCATTGGTTCTGATCAAGTAGCCCTGTTTGAAGGCGACATTCTCGGCAAACCTCATACCGAAGAGCGCGCACGGGAGAACCTAACGCGCTTTTCTGGCCAGAAAGTGACTTTCCTAACAGGCTTGGCGTTAGTTGACACTCGCCACCAGCGGCATCACGTCCATATCGAGCCATTTGAGGTGTTTTTTCGCTCACTAAGCCAGCAAGAAATTGCGCGGTATGTTGCCCTTGAGCAGCCGCTGGACAGCTCAGGCAGCTTCCGCATGGAAGGGTTGGGCATCAGTTTGTTTGAAAAGCTCGAGGGTCGAGACCCAAACGCACTGATTGGACTCCCTCTCATAGCCCTGTGCGACATGCTTCGCCAAGCAGGCATGAACCCGCTCGGCGACACCTAG
- the sppA gene encoding signal peptide peptidase SppA: protein MSDEQHRGSSDDRSQSDKVPSSDQVSDRWTQGPDVSQQAKQRPLSGAEGSGAHCSGEKNDDAETLRERQRLTQMEMMDRWVGGVLTEQRRTRRWKLFFRLMLLAIVLISLTTMLYRVFLAEPTASLPTQRHLALVEVHGVITSDAPANAERIIKGLNRAWSSSGATAVVLHIDSPGGSPVQSQRIYAEIMRLRDQGDKPIIAVIEDIGASGAYYIASAADSIVASRASLVGSIGVIYSGFGFQEAINQIGIERRVMTAGENKAFLDPFQPLDDDVADFWQSVLTQTHEQFIDDVKAGRGERLSDSPEVFSGLIWSGEQALALGLVDELASLEQVARDQVGDAEWENYTPSLDPFERLTRRFTQTAAEVLGLQHTHAPLRFQAQ, encoded by the coding sequence ATGAGTGATGAGCAGCATCGCGGCAGCTCTGATGACCGCTCCCAGTCCGATAAAGTGCCTTCATCAGATCAGGTGAGTGACCGCTGGACGCAAGGGCCAGACGTTTCCCAGCAAGCCAAGCAGCGTCCGCTGTCAGGTGCTGAAGGTTCGGGAGCGCATTGCTCGGGTGAAAAAAATGATGATGCTGAAACGCTCCGTGAGCGGCAGCGTTTAACACAAATGGAAATGATGGACCGCTGGGTTGGTGGTGTTTTAACAGAGCAGCGCAGAACCCGGCGTTGGAAACTGTTCTTTCGTTTGATGTTGCTGGCGATTGTACTTATATCGCTAACAACAATGTTATACCGCGTATTTTTGGCTGAACCGACTGCCTCCTTGCCTACGCAGCGCCATTTGGCGTTAGTTGAAGTGCATGGTGTGATCACCAGTGATGCGCCAGCAAATGCGGAGCGCATTATTAAAGGGTTGAATCGTGCATGGTCATCAAGTGGTGCGACGGCTGTTGTGTTGCATATTGATAGCCCCGGTGGAAGCCCTGTTCAATCGCAGCGTATCTATGCAGAAATTATGCGTCTGCGTGATCAGGGCGATAAGCCTATTATTGCTGTGATAGAGGATATTGGTGCGAGTGGCGCTTACTACATTGCTTCCGCTGCCGATAGCATCGTGGCGTCACGGGCTAGTCTAGTTGGCTCTATCGGCGTTATTTATTCTGGCTTTGGCTTCCAAGAGGCGATTAACCAGATTGGTATAGAGCGTCGCGTAATGACTGCCGGTGAAAATAAAGCTTTCTTGGATCCTTTTCAGCCGCTTGACGACGACGTGGCTGACTTCTGGCAAAGCGTTCTGACTCAAACCCATGAGCAATTTATAGACGATGTGAAGGCAGGGCGTGGTGAGCGTTTGAGCGATAGCCCTGAGGTTTTCTCAGGGCTTATCTGGAGTGGAGAGCAGGCGTTAGCACTGGGGCTGGTAGATGAGCTAGCCAGTCTCGAACAAGTGGCCCGTGATCAAGTAGGCGATGCTGAGTGGGAAAACTATACGCCTAGCTTAGACCCCTTCGAGCGATTGACGCGCCGCTTTACCCAAACCGCCGCTGAGGTGCTTGGGTTACAGCATACGCATGCTCCTTTGCGCTTTCAGGCCCAGTAA
- a CDS encoding HAD family hydrolase, with product MRYELIIFDWDGTLMNSVPKIVACMQAAALDAEWGELNVNAIEDIIGLGLPEAIAKLCPGIEAAQAERLRQRYAYHFVDGDSTPMPFFDGVEEQVARLRERSHQRLAVATGKSRRGLDRIFSETGSGAWFHGSRTADETRSKPHPQMILELLDELQVPVERAVMVGDTEYDLEMARSINMDRVGVTYGVHTPARLAASQPVWVADDVESLFDWLYD from the coding sequence ATGCGCTATGAGCTAATTATCTTTGATTGGGATGGCACGCTGATGAACTCTGTGCCGAAAATTGTTGCCTGCATGCAGGCCGCTGCTCTTGATGCTGAGTGGGGTGAGTTAAACGTCAATGCTATTGAAGATATTATTGGCTTGGGCCTGCCTGAGGCGATAGCTAAATTATGTCCTGGTATTGAAGCGGCTCAGGCCGAGCGCTTGCGCCAGCGCTATGCCTATCATTTCGTAGATGGTGACTCGACGCCCATGCCTTTTTTTGATGGCGTAGAAGAACAGGTTGCCCGGCTGCGTGAACGTTCTCATCAGCGTCTGGCGGTGGCGACAGGAAAAAGTCGCCGTGGTCTAGACCGAATTTTCTCCGAGACAGGCAGTGGCGCTTGGTTTCATGGTAGCCGAACGGCAGATGAAACGCGTTCGAAGCCCCACCCTCAGATGATTCTTGAGCTGCTTGACGAGTTACAAGTGCCCGTCGAGCGCGCTGTAATGGTGGGTGATACCGAGTATGACCTTGAAATGGCTAGGTCTATTAATATGGATCGTGTGGGCGTTACTTACGGCGTGCATACTCCCGCGCGGTTGGCAGCCAGTCAGCCTGTGTGGGTGGCGGATGACGTAGAAAGCCTGTTCGATTGGTTGTATGACTAG
- a CDS encoding RluA family pseudouridine synthase, which yields MSEGREVQWVDIAPEQAGQRIDNFLMTRLKGAPRALIYRIVRKGEVRVNKKRVKVDYRLQAGDLVRVPPLRLAPREAVKEVSDNLRDLLIGSVIMEGPDWMVINKPSGLAVHGGSGVKIGLIEALRQVRDDLTFLELVHRLDRDTSGCLLLAKSRDALVTLNESLKKHAMDKRYLALVSGRWPARKTYVSARLDRFDAGNGERRVRVDPNGKVSRTHFSVVETFEKVTLIEAEPVTGRTHQIRVHAAHAGHALLGDDKYGTRESNHMAQRLGLGRLFLHARALTFPEPGNGRPVTVKAPLPEALEEALKRARK from the coding sequence ATGTCCGAAGGGCGGGAAGTACAGTGGGTGGATATCGCCCCGGAACAAGCAGGTCAACGGATCGACAATTTTTTAATGACGCGTTTAAAAGGTGCTCCTCGTGCATTGATTTATCGCATTGTGCGTAAAGGCGAGGTAAGGGTTAATAAGAAACGCGTCAAAGTGGATTATCGACTTCAAGCTGGCGATTTGGTGCGTGTGCCGCCACTACGTTTAGCGCCGAGAGAAGCCGTTAAAGAGGTTAGTGACAATTTACGTGATTTGTTAATTGGCAGTGTAATTATGGAAGGGCCGGATTGGATGGTGATTAATAAGCCGTCTGGTTTAGCTGTCCATGGGGGAAGTGGCGTAAAAATTGGCTTAATCGAAGCACTGCGCCAAGTGCGCGATGACCTGACTTTTTTAGAGCTTGTTCACCGCTTAGATCGTGATACATCGGGGTGTTTGCTGTTGGCAAAATCTCGTGATGCGTTAGTCACACTCAACGAATCGCTGAAAAAGCACGCTATGGACAAGCGCTACTTAGCGTTGGTTAGCGGACGCTGGCCTGCACGGAAAACCTATGTGAGTGCTCGCTTAGATCGCTTTGATGCGGGTAATGGTGAGCGGCGGGTGCGAGTAGATCCTAATGGCAAGGTGTCGCGGACTCACTTTTCGGTAGTGGAAACCTTTGAAAAAGTCACGCTGATAGAGGCAGAGCCTGTGACAGGCCGCACCCATCAGATTCGTGTCCATGCAGCTCACGCGGGGCATGCACTATTGGGTGATGATAAATATGGAACCCGCGAAAGTAATCACATGGCGCAGCGCCTTGGCTTGGGGCGGCTGTTTCTTCATGCCCGTGCATTAACGTTTCCTGAACCTGGCAATGGCCGTCCCGTTACGGTGAAAGCACCGCTGCCTGAGGCATTGGAAGAAGCGTTAAAACGCGCTCGGAAATAA
- the rne gene encoding ribonuclease E: MKRMLINATQPEELRVALVDGQRLYDLDIESGAREQKKANIYRGKITRVEPSLEAAFVDFGAERHGFLPLKEISREYFIKDVSGRPSIKEVLKEGQEVIVQVDKEERGNKGAALTTFISLAGRFLVLMPNNPRAGGISRRIEGDDRSQLKDAMGQLTVPDKMGLIVRTAGIGRSPEELQWDLDYLVQVWESITTEAGKRSAPFLIYRESNVIIRAMRDYLRQDIGEVLIDSPEIHAEALGFIRQVMPSYQQKIKLYADEVPLFSRFQIESQIETAYQREVKLPSGGSIVIDHTEALVSIDINSARATRGSDIEETALQTNSEAADEIARQLRLRDIGGLVVIDFIDMGPARNQREVENRMRDALKLDRARVQIGRISRFGLMEMSRQRLRPSLGETSGVVCPRCNGQGTIRDVRSLSLSIMRLIEEEAMKERSAQIRAILPVPVATYLLNEKRSVLADIESRQGVRVVLLPNPEMDTPHYDVQRLRDDHLDDDESLTLSSFELSTDTEVGKEPDPSFTPPAMRAEAAVKSVVHNAPAPASLQTEEKAEKVTKADKVVAATTPVAEEQPSVIGRFIRGFAKLLGGEDSSTSEPKQEAPVARKQPEKTGSNRTQRSESKPKPARERGESTSKNEQRSQQQPSNQQPSQPRNTDNNDDANDKRSGPSRTRNRRRHPQQDDAKTLDNDQKSSRQKEQQTNQAAKESPKDEPAKPTAQPESRRDKPRDAKQKNETTREPASQTDDKQDDGKPKRTRNNPRNRTRKQAVNPQAEAEQLKLQAEAAEATSAEATSAEAPSAESPAVEVPSSEAAPASPSSHDEASTTAVPSDEVATEAPDQAVEETTVADGTTAERPAEKADKARKATRQRRQPQKTEDNAETAATEASVEKSSEDKPQQPTDDQTTVQEAPQEANSRSAEVENIEPSSVNTEVEPQEEPAANVKEFDTAHSESTNSRDEETTQETDKPQQPTPQELVRQEPVLPQVTQETQETAQETSAPASTQAEVPKVAEDETVDSTDNRQVPSHDVAASTEASSPETAEQPEASSDNNAESNTNASDTKTAPEAADITATDQESDLQPTLANNEEEAQTPSPEAPETVTPEEAQQVTTVSTQDEVPKPRRRRRAHNDPRELRKQAQNTTNE; encoded by the coding sequence ATGAAACGGATGCTAATTAACGCAACCCAGCCAGAAGAGCTTCGGGTTGCACTGGTAGACGGGCAACGCCTTTACGATTTAGACATCGAATCTGGCGCCCGAGAGCAGAAAAAAGCCAATATTTACCGGGGTAAGATCACCCGGGTAGAACCCTCCCTTGAAGCCGCTTTTGTTGATTTCGGTGCCGAGCGTCATGGCTTTCTGCCGTTAAAAGAAATTTCCCGCGAATATTTTATTAAAGATGTTTCTGGCCGCCCCAGCATCAAAGAAGTGCTGAAAGAAGGACAGGAAGTTATTGTCCAAGTTGATAAAGAAGAGCGCGGCAATAAAGGTGCTGCACTCACTACTTTTATTAGCTTAGCGGGTCGCTTTCTTGTACTGATGCCTAACAACCCTCGCGCGGGTGGCATTTCACGCCGCATTGAAGGTGATGACCGCAGCCAACTGAAAGACGCCATGGGCCAACTGACAGTGCCGGACAAAATGGGCCTGATCGTTCGCACCGCTGGTATCGGCCGCAGCCCGGAAGAGCTTCAGTGGGATCTGGATTACCTCGTCCAAGTGTGGGAATCCATCACCACTGAGGCAGGCAAGCGTTCGGCCCCTTTCCTGATCTATCGCGAATCTAATGTCATTATTCGCGCCATGCGTGATTACCTGCGCCAAGACATTGGCGAAGTGTTAATTGACAGCCCTGAGATTCATGCAGAAGCGCTGGGCTTTATTCGTCAGGTAATGCCTTCTTACCAGCAGAAAATTAAACTTTACGCAGATGAAGTCCCTCTTTTCTCGCGCTTTCAAATTGAGTCGCAAATCGAAACTGCTTACCAGCGCGAAGTAAAACTTCCTTCTGGTGGCTCTATTGTTATCGATCACACCGAAGCACTGGTCTCTATTGATATCAACTCTGCCCGGGCTACACGTGGCAGCGATATTGAAGAAACCGCACTGCAAACTAACTCTGAAGCAGCTGACGAGATTGCTCGACAGTTGCGCTTGCGTGATATCGGTGGCCTTGTAGTTATCGACTTTATCGATATGGGCCCTGCGCGAAATCAGCGCGAGGTTGAAAACCGCATGCGCGATGCGCTGAAGCTTGATCGTGCACGCGTTCAGATTGGTCGGATTTCACGCTTTGGCTTAATGGAGATGTCGCGCCAGCGCTTACGTCCTTCGCTTGGTGAGACCAGCGGTGTGGTTTGCCCACGTTGTAACGGCCAGGGCACGATTCGTGACGTACGCTCATTGTCGCTCTCCATTATGCGCCTGATTGAAGAAGAGGCGATGAAAGAGCGCAGCGCTCAAATTCGCGCTATTCTGCCGGTACCAGTGGCTACCTACCTGCTGAACGAAAAGCGTAGCGTTCTAGCAGACATCGAATCACGCCAAGGCGTGCGGGTAGTTCTTTTGCCGAATCCCGAAATGGATACGCCGCATTATGACGTTCAGCGGCTGCGTGATGACCACTTAGACGATGACGAGAGCCTAACGCTATCCAGCTTCGAGCTATCGACTGATACTGAAGTGGGCAAAGAACCAGACCCAAGCTTTACTCCGCCCGCCATGCGCGCTGAAGCCGCGGTTAAAAGTGTTGTGCATAACGCACCAGCGCCCGCCTCTCTTCAGACAGAAGAGAAGGCAGAGAAGGTTACAAAAGCAGACAAAGTCGTTGCTGCGACCACCCCTGTTGCTGAAGAGCAGCCTAGTGTGATTGGCCGCTTTATCAGAGGCTTTGCCAAACTGCTAGGGGGGGAAGATAGCAGCACGAGCGAGCCTAAACAGGAAGCTCCTGTTGCCCGTAAGCAGCCTGAAAAAACAGGCAGCAACCGCACGCAGCGCAGCGAAAGCAAGCCAAAGCCGGCTCGTGAACGTGGCGAAAGCACTAGCAAAAACGAGCAACGCAGCCAGCAGCAGCCGAGTAATCAGCAACCTAGCCAACCGCGTAATACTGATAATAACGACGACGCTAACGACAAACGCAGCGGTCCTAGCCGTACTCGTAATCGTCGACGCCACCCTCAGCAAGACGATGCCAAGACCCTAGACAACGACCAGAAGAGCAGTCGTCAAAAAGAACAGCAGACAAATCAAGCGGCCAAAGAATCGCCTAAAGATGAGCCAGCTAAACCTACTGCTCAACCAGAAAGCCGTCGTGATAAACCGCGTGATGCAAAGCAGAAAAACGAAACTACCCGTGAGCCTGCATCACAAACGGACGACAAACAAGATGACGGCAAACCGAAGCGCACGCGTAATAATCCGCGTAACCGCACGCGTAAACAGGCCGTTAACCCTCAAGCCGAAGCGGAACAGCTGAAACTGCAAGCCGAAGCGGCTGAAGCCACCTCTGCGGAAGCCACCTCTGCGGAAGCCCCTTCTGCTGAATCACCCGCTGTTGAAGTACCCAGCAGCGAAGCAGCGCCTGCAAGCCCCTCTTCACATGATGAGGCCAGCACAACAGCGGTGCCAAGCGATGAAGTAGCGACTGAAGCGCCTGACCAAGCTGTAGAAGAAACAACAGTTGCCGATGGAACAACGGCTGAGCGCCCTGCTGAAAAGGCAGATAAAGCACGTAAAGCTACTCGCCAGCGTCGTCAACCGCAGAAAACGGAAGATAACGCTGAAACTGCCGCAACAGAAGCGAGCGTAGAGAAAAGCTCTGAGGATAAACCTCAACAGCCGACTGATGACCAAACCACTGTTCAAGAAGCGCCTCAAGAGGCTAACAGCCGCTCGGCTGAGGTCGAGAATATTGAACCTTCGTCAGTTAATACGGAAGTAGAGCCACAGGAAGAGCCTGCTGCAAACGTGAAGGAGTTTGATACCGCCCATAGCGAATCAACAAACTCACGTGATGAAGAAACTACACAAGAGACTGATAAGCCCCAGCAGCCGACACCTCAAGAACTTGTGCGCCAGGAACCGGTGTTGCCTCAAGTGACTCAAGAGACTCAAGAGACAGCACAAGAAACATCAGCACCCGCTAGCACACAGGCAGAAGTGCCAAAAGTTGCTGAGGACGAGACTGTCGATAGCACTGATAACCGTCAGGTGCCCTCGCACGACGTAGCGGCTAGCACTGAGGCCAGCTCACCAGAGACAGCTGAGCAACCGGAAGCTTCTTCAGACAATAACGCGGAGAGCAATACGAACGCTTCAGACACTAAAACCGCGCCAGAAGCCGCTGACATTACTGCTACTGATCAAGAAAGCGATCTTCAGCCTACGTTAGCGAACAATGAAGAAGAGGCTCAAACGCCTTCACCAGAAGCTCCCGAAACAGTAACACCTGAAGAAGCACAGCAAGTGACTACCGTTTCTACACAAGACGAAGTACCCAAGCCACGTCGCCGTCGTCGCGCTCATAACGATCCTCGTGAACTGCGTAAACAAGCACAGAACACGACGAATGAGTGA